The following are encoded in a window of Vicugna pacos chromosome 28, VicPac4, whole genome shotgun sequence genomic DNA:
- the LOC140690088 gene encoding phosphatidylinositol 3,4,5-trisphosphate-dependent Rac exchanger 1 protein-like isoform X3 translates to MAGLQVGRKIYSINEALVCLQPCAQVESIRNQSCSCRPLHLMVATKGKEVIKVHNHPEALCFQILGAAPPYIYAVRRGLWSEVFLGSSSAFLAV, encoded by the exons ATGGCCGGCCTGCAGGTGGGGAGGAAGATCTACTCCATCAATGAGGCCCTGGTGTGTCTGCAGCCGTGCGCGCAGGTGGAGTCCATCCGCAACCAGTCCTGCTCCTGCCGCCCGCTGCACCTCATGGTGGCCACCAAGGGCAAAGA GGTCATCAAAGTCCACAACCATCCAGAGGCTCTGTGCTTCCAGATCCTTGGAGCTGCCCCACCATACATCTATGCTGTGAGGAGAG GTCTCTGGAGTGAGGTGTTCCTGGGCTCAAGTTCcgccttcctggctgtgtga